The stretch of DNA AGGCCTCTCATTTGAGAGGCCTTTTTCTATTTAAACCCTTTTGAGGTTTTAATCAGGTCGTATGCGCCCTGAATTTCCTGCGCTTTTTGCTTCGCCATCTGCATCATTTCAGGCGGCAGACCTTTTGCCACCAGCTTATCCGGGTGATGTTCACTCATTAACTTGCGGTAAGCACGCTTAATAACCGTTGGTTCATCGCTGCTTTTTACCCCAAGCACCTTGCAGGCATCCTCCAGCGTCGGCCCTCTTTGCTGCTGAGCGAAGCCGCCCTGGGATTGCTGATACTGCCCGCCGCCAAACTGCTGACCGCCCTCCATCATGCGCAGGAACTGGTCGAACTGGCCGCGAGAGATACCCAGCTCTTCGGCTATCACATAAAGCACCTGACGCTCATTTGGATGCAGTGAACCGTCGGCAAACGCGGCCTGGATCTGGATTTCCAGAAACATCCGAATGAGGTCCGAGCGGCCAAAACAGACGCTTCGCATCTGCCTCATTTTCTCTCTGAGCGGGTAGTTATTTTCTTTCCCGGCACGGAATGCACGCTGCGCCGCTGCGCGGCCCTCTCCGTGAAGCTGCATTCTGTCCATCAGTAAAGAAGCAATTTGAATATCCGCCTCTGTCACCCGACCTTTCGATTTGGTGAGATGCCCCATCACTTCAAAGGTGGTAGAAAAAAATAGCGCCTGGCGCTGCTGCTGGTTAGCAAACCAGGCCCCGCGACGGCTGCGGGCTTTATCGAACATGTGGCCGACAAGAAAACCTATCACCACGCCCCAAAAGCCGCCGCCCGAGATTAAACCC from Cedecea neteri encodes:
- the djlA gene encoding co-chaperone DjlA; this encodes MQYWGKVLGVALGLISGGGFWGVVIGFLVGHMFDKARSRRGAWFANQQQRQALFFSTTFEVMGHLTKSKGRVTEADIQIASLLMDRMQLHGEGRAAAQRAFRAGKENNYPLREKMRQMRSVCFGRSDLIRMFLEIQIQAAFADGSLHPNERQVLYVIAEELGISRGQFDQFLRMMEGGQQFGGGQYQQSQGGFAQQQRGPTLEDACKVLGVKSSDEPTVIKRAYRKLMSEHHPDKLVAKGLPPEMMQMAKQKAQEIQGAYDLIKTSKGFK